In Penaeus vannamei isolate JL-2024 chromosome 4, ASM4276789v1, whole genome shotgun sequence, a single window of DNA contains:
- the LOC113827373 gene encoding synergin gamma isoform X4: MSNSASNMPIRPGQMPAAGAGVRNAGPVWGLGMGMPPLGFGVVPQQPGNMMMGGQVQQMAPQVANWQQQQFMAAQQMGLSGATVGVQPMPQQQQHLQQQYQQHFQQKQYQQQQQWAEAQKKAAEEQKKMYEQIMKQRQFDEQKMRLQAFSSSKKMPVSADSMIENILGTKDAPKPKSPPAPPKKNNSVQSPASMPTGGFNGNTAPVTHMPSETTPGFQPEAPFMPAAANIQGMPAGAPLAGGPPSMPQQMASQGPPVAPSAAATPVMGVPCDPSSDQGGSGKTLTLPDWLSDKTALPAVYLQARSLVEGTEGWVDTSRAYMLLMKTGLPPPFLGVLWEMVNKTKPGHLRDQEFTALLALVALVQCGHTITSAEILSSTQEPVLPIIDHPALLPLVQDYVQQRQQQLLQQQQHQMQQQQQEGSQKQSNVTAPVGAQPNSANNVDDDEFDDFVGPPPAAVPSQVTPMNPPQGAGLPPMQASVALPTGAAGPPPVTNHKPLLPAVDKIKRMNLPELGSSPEQSPSVSFDHSHDDDFDDFQSATVMSTPLSSMTSVPAPQTLSTAPPVSSNFSSPPLLQPEKSGGSGDKYAVFRELEAPAQEDSMGSLHHQQPSNVEEPNFGDESFGDFCSSEPASLTTSVFPPIAPSGGSGGPATNNTTPVSFEVFSTPPEMIPETSTGTTADNHFEADFGVFASASMQPTDNYADIHEAMKRVEAEQKLKEASNWSDPFGEFEEAPSASTGKAMADFGSKQLQLNVCTAEEEDEDFGDFMGPDAGIGDVEGLSANHSFPRLTEALGETQSVASLELPGLEMTVGLQSSEFPGSGQSPDLFSQARNETCVEDQLRSLTLDSGIAQDMNSASSSRNALGNGATSPSAAANNVLDSFGSGLVDKYSIIREEASKNSYDEAHTGSWQRCLEGSIRLMEQARDILTNLSDPKLKSQVLATSQMQDYLANLQEVWFVCERITSSSQQVTTSTKVDELLTQAKSVWEDVKGSVDVSIPKMEGNEKDNQMSESEVCGVCLSGGGSKLTYGGHSYHPPCANLWLNCVDLLLPSLTPVTLL, translated from the exons ATGTCCAACAGCGCCAGCAATATGCCCATCAG ACCAGGCCAGATGCCTGCTGCTGGCGCTGGTGTAAGGAATGCGGGCCCAGTCTGGGGTCTCGGGATGGGCATGCCACCCTTGGGCTTTGGAGTGGTGCCGCAACAGCCAGGTAACATGATGATGGGGGGCCAAGTCCAGCAAATGGCACCACAGGTGGCAAactggcagcagcagcagttcaTGGCAGCTCAG CAAATGGGTCTGTCAGGAGCCACTGTGGGTGTACAGCCCATGccacagcaacagcaacattTGCAACAGCAGTACCAGCAGCACTTTCAGCAGAAGCaatatcagcagcagcaacagtggGCTGAGGCACAGAAGAAGGCGgcagaagagcagaagaagatgTACGAGCAGATCATGAAGCAGAGGCAGTTCGATGAGCAGAAAATGCGACTCCAAGCATTCAGCAGTtcaaaaaag ATGCCTGTCAGTGCAGACTCCATGATCGAAAACATCCTCGGCACCAAAGACGCCCCAAAGCCAAAGTCACCTCCGGCTCCTCCTAAAAAG AACAATTCTGTGCAATCTCCAGCTAGCATGCCAACCGGAGGATTTAATGGGAATACGGCACCAGTGACACATATGCCATCTGAAACCACCCCTGGGTTCCAGCCGGAGGCACCCTTCATGCCTGCAGCTGCCAATATCCAAGGCATGCCAGCAGGTGCCCCACTAGCAGGGGGTCCTCCCTCAATGCCGCAGCAGATGGCATCCCAAGGACCTCCTGTGGCCCCCTCAGCAGCAGCAACTCCTGTCATGGGAGTACCTTGTGACCCCAGCTCAGAccaagggggaagtgggaagaccCTCACACTGCCAGATTGGTTGAGCGATAAGACTGCACTGCCGGCTGTCTATCTTCAAGCCAGGTCACTAGTAGAAGGCACTGAGGGTTGGGTGGACACGAGCCGGGCGTACATGTTGCTCATGAAAACTGGGCTGCCACCACCCTTCCTCGGGGTCCTGTGGGAGATGGTTAACAAGACCAAACCTGGGCACTTGCGGGATCAGGAGTTCACGGCTCTGCTGGCACTTGTGGCCCTTGTTCAG TGTGGCCATACCATCACAAGTGCAGAGATCCTGAGCTCAACACAGGAGCCAGTGCTTCCTATTATTGACCATCCTGCACTGCTCCCTCTTGTTCAAGATTATGTTCAGCAAAGGCAACAGCAACTACTTCAGCAACAACAGCACCAgatgcaacagcagcagcaagaagGCAGTCAGAAGCAATCAAATGTGACAGCTCCAGTAGGTGCTCAGCCAAACAGTGCTAATAATGTGGATGACGATGAGTTTGATGACTTTGTTGGCCCCCCACCTGCTGCTGTTCCTAGTCAGGTGACACCAATGAACCCCCCTCAAGGTGCAGGACTTCCACCTATGCAAGCCAGTGTTGCACTACCAACAGGAGCTGCAGGGCCCCCTCCAGTCACAAACCATAAACCTTTGTTGCCTGCTGTTGACAAGATTAAAAGGATGAACCTTCCTGAGTTAGGGTCCTCCCCAGAACAGTCTCCCAGTGTAAGCTTTGATCATTCCcacgatgatgattttgatgactttCAGAGTGCTACTGTCATGtcaactcctctctcttccatgacCTCTGTGCCTGCACCTCAAACTTTGTCGACTGCACCACCTGTGTCCTCCAACTTTTCATCTCCACCACTGCTGCAGCCAGAGAAGTCAGGTGGATCAGGAGACAAATATGCTGTCTTCAGAGAGCTAGAAGCCCCAGCACAAGAAGACAGCATGGGCAGCTTACATCACCAGCAGCCATCCAATGTAGAGGAGCCCAACTTTGGGGATGAGAGTTTTGGGGATTTCTGTAGCAGTGAACCTGCCTCACTGACAACTTCAGTCTTCCCACCCATAGCACCTTCAGGTGGGAGTGGAGGTCCAGCCACTAACAATACAACTCCAGTGAGCTTTGAGGTGTTCAGCACACCCCCAGAAATGATACCAGAGACATCTACAGGGACAACAGCAGATAACCATTTTGAGGCAGACTTTGGAGTCTTTGCATCAGCATCAATGCAGCCGACCGATAATTATGCTGACATCCATGAAGCCATGAAGCGCGTTGAAGCGGAGCAGAAACTGAAGGAGGCCAGCAACTGGAGTGATCCGTTTGGGGAATTTGAAGAAGCTCCTTCTGCGTCCACCGGGAAAGCCATGGCTGACTTTGGCTCAAAACAACTACAACTGAAT GTATGCACTgctgaagaagaggatgaagatttTGGTGACTTTATGGGACCTGATGCAGGGATTGGTGATGTGGAAGGGCTCTCTGCCAACCATTCCTTCCCACGACTTACCGAGGCCTTGGGAGAAACTCAGTCTGTTGCCAG TTTGGAACTACCAGGCTTGGAGATGACTGTAGGTCTCCAGTCCTCCGAGTTCCCAGGGTCAGGGCAGTCACCCGATTTGTTCTCTCAGGCAAG GAACGAGACTTGTGTAGAAGACCAACTGCGCAGCCTCACCCTGGACTCTGGGATAGCTCAGGATATGAACTCGGCCAGCAGTTCCA GGAATGCCCTCGGGAATGGTGCCACGAGTCCTTCTGCTGCCGCAAACAATGTTCTGGACTCCTTCGGCAGTGGGCTGGTGGACAAGTACAGCATCATTAGGGAGGAAGCAAGCAAG AACTCATATGACGAAGCGCACACTGGGTCGTGGCAGCGGTGCCTGGAGGGAAGCATAAGGCTCATGGAGCAGGCAAGGGACATCCTCACCAACCTTTCCGACCCGAAGCTCAAATCGCAGGTCTTGGCAACGAGTCAGATGCAGGATTATTTAGCCA ACCTTCAAGAGGTATGGTTCGTGTGTGAGCGGATTACCTCCTCGAGCCAGCAGGTCACAACTAGCACAAAGGTGGATGAGCTACTGACGCAAGCCAAGAGTGTATGGGAGGACGTCAAGGGGTCTGTGGATGTCAGCATACCCAAG ATGGAGGGCAATGAAAAGGACAACCAGATGAGCGAGAGCGAGGTGTGCGGAGTCTGCCTGTCAGGGGGCGGAAGCAAGCTCACCTATGGGGGCCATTCGTACCACCCCCCTTGTGCCAATCTGTGGCTCAACTGCGtcgaccttctcctcccctcactcacgcCTGTCACCCTCCTCTGA